The proteins below are encoded in one region of Desulfatirhabdium butyrativorans DSM 18734:
- the selB gene encoding selenocysteine-specific translation elongation factor — MKQLVLGTAGHIDHGKTSLIRALTGINTDRLKEEQVRGITIELGFASLVLPGGELVGIVDVPGHEKFVKTMVAGATGIDLVAMIIAADEGVMPQTREHLEICSLLGIRHGIIVLTKIDMVDAEWKELVQEDIRNFVKGTFLESAPMIPVSSVTGEGIAEVITVLDKVCASIEEKPPSSIFRLPVDRVFTMKGFGTVITGTLISGQVRVGELVMLYPSLISSRVRGLQVHNKGVDVAHSGMRTAVNFQGLEKTAVNRGDVLSNPDALFPSYMLDVSFHLLPGIKKPVKNRTRIRFHTGTSEILGNLILLDREEIQPGETVYAQLRLDAPVVTVKDDRYVIRSYSPVRTIGGGAILNPIARKHKRFREEILQHLAGTAGGSPEELIALQIQDGGYDGLSFSALRVVTNIADKLLENGLQQLLNRKTIVLAERDKRIYVHADHVDGLRKRLLESLDAFHRQYPLKPGMSKEELKSKLPADIGQRLYHVLLAEMVKHKEITEESNLVRKADHAVSLAADQTEVRNRIEQTYRTAGLTPPYFKEFCKSENLDPPKARDVLQLLIDEGRIVKVKEDLFFHGDALMVLRQKLVAFLTAHGEIAAPQFKDLTGGASRKYLIPLLEYFDSKNVTIRVGDTRKLRNG; from the coding sequence TTGAAACAGCTTGTTCTGGGTACGGCAGGTCATATCGATCACGGAAAGACAAGCCTCATTCGCGCCTTGACCGGCATCAACACCGATCGGCTCAAGGAAGAGCAGGTGCGGGGAATCACCATCGAGCTGGGCTTTGCGTCTCTGGTGCTTCCGGGAGGCGAGCTGGTCGGCATCGTGGATGTGCCGGGCCACGAAAAATTCGTCAAGACCATGGTTGCAGGCGCAACCGGCATCGATCTCGTCGCCATGATCATTGCGGCCGACGAAGGCGTCATGCCACAGACCCGGGAGCATCTGGAGATCTGCTCGCTTCTTGGCATCCGTCACGGCATCATCGTGCTGACCAAAATCGACATGGTGGATGCCGAGTGGAAAGAACTGGTCCAGGAAGACATCCGGAACTTTGTGAAAGGCACTTTCCTGGAATCCGCTCCGATGATTCCGGTATCTTCGGTAACCGGCGAGGGCATTGCAGAAGTCATCACCGTCCTGGACAAGGTTTGCGCATCGATCGAGGAGAAGCCGCCAAGCAGCATTTTCCGGCTGCCCGTAGATCGGGTGTTCACCATGAAGGGTTTTGGCACCGTCATTACGGGCACCCTCATTTCCGGTCAGGTGCGGGTCGGCGAGCTGGTCATGCTCTATCCCAGCCTGATCAGCTCCAGGGTGCGCGGCCTTCAGGTGCACAACAAGGGTGTGGATGTGGCCCATTCGGGCATGCGCACGGCTGTGAATTTTCAGGGACTGGAGAAAACGGCGGTCAACCGGGGAGATGTGCTCTCCAATCCGGATGCCCTCTTTCCGAGCTACATGCTCGATGTCTCCTTTCATCTGCTTCCCGGCATTAAAAAACCGGTCAAGAACCGCACGCGGATCCGGTTTCATACCGGCACCAGTGAAATCCTGGGAAACCTGATTCTGCTCGACCGGGAGGAAATCCAGCCCGGTGAAACGGTCTACGCCCAGCTCCGGCTCGATGCGCCTGTCGTCACGGTCAAGGATGACCGCTACGTCATCCGGAGCTATTCTCCCGTGCGAACCATCGGCGGTGGCGCCATCCTGAACCCGATCGCCCGCAAGCACAAGCGATTCAGGGAGGAAATCCTGCAGCATCTGGCCGGTACGGCCGGCGGGTCCCCCGAGGAATTGATTGCCCTGCAGATCCAGGATGGCGGATATGATGGATTGAGTTTTTCGGCACTCCGGGTGGTGACCAACATCGCCGACAAGCTGCTTGAAAACGGCCTGCAACAATTGTTGAACCGGAAAACCATCGTTCTGGCGGAGCGTGACAAACGAATCTATGTCCACGCTGACCATGTCGATGGCTTGCGCAAAAGGCTGCTGGAAAGTCTCGATGCCTTCCATCGCCAATACCCGCTCAAACCGGGCATGTCCAAGGAGGAGCTCAAAAGCAAGCTTCCTGCGGATATCGGCCAGCGTCTCTATCACGTGCTGCTTGCGGAAATGGTCAAGCACAAGGAGATCACCGAAGAGAGCAACCTGGTCCGCAAGGCCGACCATGCCGTTTCCCTGGCTGCGGATCAAACCGAAGTCCGCAACCGGATCGAGCAGACCTATCGCACCGCCGGGCTGACGCCGCCGTATTTCAAGGAATTCTGCAAATCGGAAAATCTCGACCCTCCCAAGGCGCGGGATGTGCTGCAGTTGCTGATCGATGAGGGCAGAATCGTCAAAGTGAAGGAAGATTTGTTCTTTCACGGGGACGCCCTGATGGTGCTCCGGCAGAAGCTGGTTGCCTTCCTTACGGCTCACGGCGAAATCGCTGCCCCACAATTCAAAGACTTGACCGGGGGAGCCAGCCGGAAGTATCTCATTCCCCTGCTGGAATACTTCGATTCCAAAAATGTGACGATTCGGGTCGGCGATACCCGGAAACTGCGCAACGGATAG
- a CDS encoding DUF2333 family protein, translating into MDSFKHFMTQRVVVGTILAIALLWMFQTMIGLFLKSDAVKVGDSTETIVLQQPVAKHSAQGKTGTDSSHSTPDHPAVVQPGASNESSPAAPPAAHGSSSEPTHAAPSSAQPAQSATEHGASASKTVAASGAHGAKPSGEAKHVPGVAFVHSVQKPLRYELESRFWGWRPNDILNFTDNVNNFQLGVLEATRRTVVILAEKLSRTGSVEAFDKNVEHAMDWIMTKPDRYWFPSPEDRYTDALNDLGIYADRLSRGGAQFYNRADNLVPLLQTYVNLIGSCEENLVKEMEPWGEPVSWFRVDDYFYYAKGVAAALYSMLEGVEEDFRQVIETRRGTGLLHHAIASMKRASEIEPWVVTDADLGGILANHRANMAAPIGHGRFYLEMLISALTT; encoded by the coding sequence ATGGATAGCTTTAAACATTTCATGACGCAACGGGTGGTCGTCGGAACGATCCTCGCAATTGCCTTGCTCTGGATGTTCCAGACGATGATTGGACTGTTTCTGAAATCGGATGCCGTCAAGGTGGGCGATTCGACGGAAACAATCGTGCTGCAGCAGCCTGTAGCCAAGCATTCGGCGCAAGGCAAAACAGGCACGGATTCATCCCATTCTACGCCGGATCATCCGGCAGTTGTCCAGCCTGGCGCATCGAATGAAAGCAGCCCTGCTGCGCCACCTGCCGCTCACGGTTCCTCATCTGAGCCCACCCATGCCGCCCCGTCATCTGCCCAGCCGGCGCAATCCGCCACAGAGCATGGCGCTTCCGCCTCCAAAACGGTGGCTGCCTCCGGCGCTCACGGGGCAAAACCATCCGGGGAAGCCAAGCATGTTCCCGGGGTGGCCTTTGTCCATTCGGTTCAGAAACCGCTCCGCTACGAGCTGGAAAGCCGTTTCTGGGGATGGCGGCCCAACGATATCCTGAATTTTACGGACAACGTGAACAATTTTCAGTTGGGCGTACTGGAGGCCACCCGGAGGACCGTGGTCATACTGGCCGAGAAACTTTCCCGGACCGGCAGCGTGGAAGCCTTCGACAAGAATGTGGAACACGCCATGGACTGGATTATGACCAAGCCGGATCGCTACTGGTTTCCTTCCCCGGAAGATCGATACACCGATGCACTGAACGATTTGGGAATCTATGCCGACAGGCTATCGAGAGGCGGGGCGCAATTCTATAACCGGGCCGACAATCTCGTTCCGCTGCTGCAGACCTATGTGAATTTGATCGGCAGTTGCGAGGAAAATCTCGTCAAGGAAATGGAGCCCTGGGGGGAGCCGGTCAGTTGGTTCCGTGTCGATGATTATTTTTATTATGCCAAAGGGGTGGCCGCTGCACTCTATAGCATGCTCGAGGGAGTGGAAGAGGATTTTCGGCAGGTCATCGAAACCCGCCGCGGCACGGGCCTGCTCCACCATGCCATCGCATCCATGAAAAGGGCATCCGAAATCGAACCATGGGTCGTTACCGATGCCGATCTGGGCGGGATACTGGCCAATCATCGGGCCAACATGGCAGCACCCATCGGACATGGACGGTTTTATCTGGAAATGCTGATCTCGGCATTGACCACCTGA
- the map gene encoding type I methionyl aminopeptidase: MKFGLTEKAVEKIGRNDPCPCGSGLKYKKCCLGKPPVEMTDGLNLRAVYERQHHIRFKTEKDIEGIKKAGELAIATLEMVEPLICPGMRTEEIDQLVHDFTIRHHAKPAPLNYRGFPKSVCVSVNEVICHGIPGKRVLQDGDIVNVDVTPILDGYYADMNKTFFVGTPGKDAVKIVAVAKQCLFEGMRMVRPGNTIGDIGWAIQEYAESQGCSVVREYVGHGVGLQFHEPPQIPHFGKRGDGLALLPGMVFTIEPMINLGRAELNILSDRWTAVTRDGMLSAQFEQTILVTEGGYESLTPFE; encoded by the coding sequence ATGAAATTCGGTTTGACCGAAAAAGCGGTCGAAAAAATTGGCCGCAACGATCCTTGCCCTTGCGGCAGCGGTTTGAAATACAAGAAATGCTGTCTGGGGAAACCTCCTGTCGAGATGACGGACGGATTAAATCTGAGAGCCGTTTACGAAAGGCAGCACCACATTCGTTTCAAAACCGAAAAAGACATTGAGGGCATCAAAAAGGCGGGGGAGCTGGCCATTGCGACACTCGAAATGGTCGAACCCCTGATTTGCCCGGGGATGCGGACCGAGGAGATCGATCAACTGGTTCACGATTTTACGATCCGCCATCACGCAAAGCCTGCGCCGCTGAACTACAGGGGTTTCCCGAAAAGTGTCTGCGTGTCGGTCAATGAAGTCATCTGCCACGGCATTCCCGGTAAACGGGTCCTGCAGGATGGCGATATCGTCAACGTGGACGTGACCCCGATTCTGGACGGCTATTATGCCGACATGAACAAAACGTTTTTTGTGGGAACGCCGGGCAAGGATGCAGTCAAAATCGTGGCTGTGGCCAAACAGTGCCTGTTCGAGGGAATGCGGATGGTCCGGCCCGGCAATACCATAGGTGACATTGGCTGGGCCATCCAGGAATATGCCGAATCGCAGGGGTGCTCCGTCGTCCGGGAATATGTCGGCCACGGTGTGGGCCTCCAGTTTCACGAACCACCCCAGATCCCTCATTTCGGAAAGCGCGGGGATGGCCTTGCCCTGCTGCCCGGAATGGTCTTTACCATCGAGCCCATGATCAACCTGGGGAGAGCGGAGCTGAACATCCTTTCGGATCGATGGACAGCCGTTACCCGGGATGGAATGCTGTCTGCCCAGTTCGAGCAAACGATTCTGGTAACGGAAGGTGGATACGAAAGCCTGACTCCTTTTGAATGA
- a CDS encoding O-antigen ligase family protein, whose product MLFFGLLFFIFLIVIRPQDFVAGVKDTRLVFYTMGILIPAWFLAPFEKKFFQSPQDRFVLMYYIWFVLSTLTLFWISYTIDTFTETLKLALIYFFTVTIVDSERRFKVATWTMVVMVSWVALMGVLQYYGTDWTGAGMMWADDKEVWQIRGIGFFDNPNDLAYSVILVVPFMLGLFFSTESFAVRAGAFSVLYLILYCVYLTHSRGGQLALGVTLLTWTYLWLTDPVWKKRIRVVVIVGIIIIFSVQTGGYRDDESAMGRIEAWVAGFAMMQSHPILGVGKGQFLEYFQRDAHNSYVRAGAELGIPGLYAFIGILFFSFVSLRHAPSEALHQKWRLYHSSLGSFLASYAVGSIFSTRIYDAIFMVMVSLTGILGRLMTQEAREEGIEELSVYLVERGVWNKQVFGLTVATIIIWKLFLVQVW is encoded by the coding sequence ATGCTTTTTTTCGGCCTTCTGTTCTTCATTTTTCTCATCGTCATCCGCCCTCAGGATTTTGTCGCCGGAGTCAAGGATACCCGTCTCGTTTTCTACACCATGGGAATCCTGATTCCGGCGTGGTTCCTCGCCCCATTTGAAAAGAAATTCTTCCAATCTCCCCAGGACCGTTTCGTTCTGATGTATTATATCTGGTTTGTGTTGTCCACGCTGACCCTTTTCTGGATTTCCTATACCATCGACACCTTTACCGAAACCCTGAAACTGGCCCTCATCTATTTCTTCACGGTTACGATCGTCGATTCGGAGAGGCGGTTCAAGGTGGCGACGTGGACGATGGTGGTCATGGTCTCATGGGTCGCCCTGATGGGCGTGCTCCAGTATTATGGAACAGACTGGACCGGCGCAGGCATGATGTGGGCGGATGACAAAGAAGTCTGGCAGATCCGCGGCATCGGTTTCTTCGACAATCCGAACGATCTGGCCTATTCCGTCATTCTGGTTGTTCCCTTCATGCTGGGGCTGTTTTTTTCCACGGAAAGTTTCGCGGTCCGTGCCGGTGCATTTTCTGTCCTGTATCTGATCCTGTACTGCGTGTATTTGACCCATTCCCGCGGCGGTCAACTTGCACTCGGCGTCACGCTGCTGACCTGGACGTATCTCTGGTTGACCGATCCGGTATGGAAAAAACGCATCCGGGTCGTCGTCATCGTGGGGATCATCATCATTTTTTCGGTACAGACGGGCGGCTACCGGGATGACGAATCGGCCATGGGCCGCATCGAAGCCTGGGTCGCCGGTTTCGCCATGATGCAGTCCCACCCCATCCTCGGTGTGGGCAAGGGCCAGTTTCTGGAATATTTTCAACGAGACGCGCACAATTCCTATGTTCGGGCAGGCGCAGAGCTTGGTATCCCCGGACTGTACGCCTTCATCGGCATCCTCTTTTTTTCCTTCGTTTCCCTTCGCCATGCACCCAGCGAAGCCCTGCACCAGAAATGGCGGCTCTACCATTCCTCCCTGGGGAGTTTTCTCGCCTCGTATGCAGTCGGATCGATTTTTTCCACCCGAATCTATGACGCGATCTTTATGGTCATGGTTTCGCTGACAGGAATTCTCGGCAGATTGATGACACAGGAAGCCCGGGAAGAAGGAATCGAAGAATTGTCCGTCTATCTTGTCGAAAGAGGGGTCTGGAACAAGCAGGTTTTTGGGTTGACAGTCGCGACCATCATCATCTGGAAGCTGTTTCTGGTTCAGGTTTGGTAA
- a CDS encoding DMT family transporter has protein sequence MMITHVKLLFTAIFWGGTFIAGRIVSRDMEPFSAAFFRFLIANVFMVVLLLRKEPRLPRLSFFQVLLTICLGATGIFLYNVFFFEGLKTIEASRASLIIALNPVLISAGAAVFYKDKWGVVKVLGMILSLAGAATVITRGEFSSVWHGGVGQGEFFMLGCVLSWVSFSLLGKKSLTALSPLASICYASIAGNVLLLFPAFSEGLWTSIPAVKVVDWIALFYLGFFGTVLGFVWYYDGIGKIGPARAGLYINLVPVTAVIMGWMFLGERIGVAVAIGALLVVSGICLTQQSGSVEVLLDRVIKR, from the coding sequence ATGATGATCACGCATGTCAAACTGTTGTTTACCGCCATCTTCTGGGGAGGCACATTTATCGCGGGACGAATTGTCAGCAGAGATATGGAACCCTTTTCCGCAGCATTCTTCCGGTTCCTGATCGCCAATGTTTTCATGGTCGTTCTGCTGCTCAGAAAGGAACCCCGCCTGCCGCGGCTGAGCTTTTTCCAGGTGCTTCTGACCATCTGTCTCGGAGCGACCGGCATTTTTCTCTATAATGTATTCTTCTTTGAGGGCCTGAAGACCATCGAAGCCAGCAGGGCGTCCCTGATCATTGCTTTGAATCCGGTGCTGATCAGCGCCGGGGCCGCGGTCTTCTACAAGGACAAATGGGGCGTTGTGAAGGTTCTCGGTATGATCCTTTCCCTGGCAGGAGCGGCTACGGTCATCACCCGGGGCGAATTTTCATCCGTATGGCACGGGGGGGTAGGTCAGGGAGAATTCTTCATGCTCGGGTGTGTGCTCAGTTGGGTCTCTTTTTCCCTGCTTGGCAAGAAAAGCCTTACGGCGCTCTCACCGCTTGCATCCATCTGTTACGCATCCATCGCAGGGAATGTGCTGTTGCTGTTCCCGGCATTTTCTGAGGGCCTGTGGACATCGATTCCTGCCGTCAAGGTCGTCGATTGGATTGCGCTGTTCTATCTCGGATTCTTCGGAACAGTCCTCGGGTTTGTCTGGTATTATGACGGGATCGGAAAGATCGGCCCGGCCAGGGCGGGGCTCTACATCAATCTTGTACCGGTTACTGCCGTCATCATGGGGTGGATGTTCCTGGGAGAGCGGATCGGGGTTGCGGTAGCCATCGGTGCGTTGCTGGTGGTCTCCGGCATTTGCCTCACCCAGCAATCGGGGTCTGTCGAAGTTTTGCTGGATCGGGTGATCAAGCGATGA
- a CDS encoding ribonuclease Z: MRHLHCRLVNPPTQDPAVFVHFLFQNRGLLFDIGSIEMLSTRDILKISDVFVSHTHMDHFYGFDRLLRVCLGRNKTIRFFGPEGFLHHIEGKLQAYSWDLVGNYPLPFILVATEVGPGTLRTRTYRCADAFQPHQETHAPWNGSLLWSEPRFDITCAMLDHGIPCLGFALQERFHIHILPEALERLRLKPGPWLVDFKNALYRDPASRETIAIPDPENLSKSLTFRMDELSRCIAKISEGMRIGYVTDAVYHPENAEKIRRIIERADLLFIEAAFLEADAGLAFRKHHLTARQAGELAGHAGVREFRLFHFSPRYAGRSKEIENEAQEAYRKALRKDIIPPPNGKEDSHAS; encoded by the coding sequence ATGAGACATCTGCATTGCCGACTCGTCAATCCCCCCACACAAGACCCAGCGGTTTTCGTGCATTTCCTGTTTCAGAACCGCGGACTGCTGTTCGATATCGGCAGCATCGAGATGCTTTCCACCCGGGATATCCTGAAAATTTCGGATGTTTTCGTTTCGCATACCCACATGGACCATTTTTACGGATTCGACCGGCTGCTGCGGGTATGCCTCGGTCGCAACAAGACGATCCGCTTTTTTGGACCCGAAGGCTTTCTGCATCATATCGAAGGCAAACTCCAGGCATATTCGTGGGATCTCGTAGGCAATTACCCCCTGCCCTTCATTCTCGTTGCGACGGAAGTCGGACCCGGAACACTGCGGACCAGGACCTATCGCTGTGCGGATGCTTTCCAACCACATCAGGAAACGCATGCGCCATGGAATGGGTCGCTCCTGTGGAGCGAGCCCCGATTCGACATCACCTGCGCCATGCTCGACCACGGGATTCCGTGCCTGGGTTTCGCACTTCAGGAGCGGTTTCACATTCATATTCTTCCCGAGGCATTGGAGCGGTTGCGGCTCAAACCCGGTCCGTGGCTTGTGGATTTTAAGAATGCGCTGTATCGAGATCCGGCATCCCGGGAAACGATCGCCATTCCCGATCCGGAAAATCTTTCGAAAAGCCTTACATTCCGGATGGACGAATTGAGCCGTTGCATCGCGAAAATCTCCGAAGGAATGCGGATCGGCTACGTCACCGATGCCGTCTACCATCCGGAGAATGCGGAAAAAATCAGGCGGATCATCGAGCGGGCGGATCTTCTTTTCATCGAAGCAGCCTTCCTCGAAGCCGACGCAGGGCTGGCTTTCCGGAAGCATCATCTGACGGCACGGCAGGCAGGAGAGCTGGCCGGCCATGCCGGGGTGCGGGAGTTTCGCCTGTTTCATTTTTCGCCCCGGTACGCGGGGAGGAGCAAGGAGATCGAAAACGAGGCGCAGGAAGCCTATCGGAAAGCGCTGCGCAAGGACATCATCCCCCCACCAAACGGAAAGGAAGATTCACATGCATCGTAG
- the recJ gene encoding single-stranded-DNA-specific exonuclease RecJ, translating into MKSQTGSDDPSFPRPSQWQIQSPDRQSVDRIARQLCCHPITATVLVNRGITTAEAARTFLHPDFRQISFHPGLQDMDKAVERIYRAILRGEHILVFGDYDADGVTATVVLTEFLRQAGATVSHYIPHRIQEGYGLKPFHIDSVIRPRNATLVVTVDCGSSSHEAVLEAKAQGIDVIVTDHHRLSPPYPEAYAIINPDRESDCNGFADLAGVGVSFLLVMHLRKAFRARELWRNRPEPRLKPLCELVALGTIADMVPLTHFNRLMVKTGLESIAAGANPGIRSLALASGLKMNGCIRTEDIAFRLSPRLNAAGRMQHAEDAVNLLLSPDEATASPLATRLNRLNGQRQDVERSILADVILRIEDGSQAMGADSIVASDTEWHPGVLGIVAAKLVQRYRRPTVLIHVADGIGKGSGRSIPGVDLYGALNCCSDLLMGFGGHPMAAGLTLAEEHIETFCRRFDTVVSAMTARNEAVPVQYIDSELFFHGIEDRLLDELEALEPFGIGNPEPIFLARNVEILNRRTMGECHLGMALRQQQGTDNRIFQAVAFNVPDPEGIPKELDHILFRLRWNYWNGKKSPQMLVESFRLEQQSKHHR; encoded by the coding sequence ATGAAATCCCAAACAGGTTCAGACGATCCAAGCTTCCCCCGCCCATCCCAATGGCAAATCCAATCCCCCGATCGGCAATCGGTCGATCGCATCGCCAGGCAGCTATGCTGCCATCCCATCACGGCAACGGTCCTGGTCAATCGCGGCATCACCACCGCGGAGGCAGCCAGGACATTCTTACATCCCGATTTCCGGCAGATATCCTTTCATCCGGGACTCCAGGATATGGACAAGGCCGTCGAACGAATTTACAGGGCTATTCTGCGCGGCGAACACATCCTGGTTTTCGGCGACTATGACGCCGACGGTGTAACGGCAACCGTGGTACTGACGGAATTTCTGCGGCAGGCCGGCGCCACCGTCTCCCACTACATTCCCCATCGCATCCAGGAAGGCTACGGCCTGAAACCGTTTCATATCGATTCGGTCATACGGCCCCGCAACGCCACCCTGGTCGTAACGGTAGACTGCGGATCGAGCTCCCATGAAGCCGTTCTCGAAGCCAAAGCCCAAGGTATCGATGTCATTGTCACCGACCATCACCGGCTAAGCCCTCCCTACCCGGAAGCCTATGCCATCATCAATCCCGATCGCGAAAGCGACTGCAACGGATTTGCCGATCTGGCAGGGGTCGGGGTCAGCTTTCTGCTGGTCATGCATCTGCGCAAGGCCTTTCGCGCCAGAGAGCTGTGGCGCAATCGCCCGGAGCCTCGGCTCAAGCCCCTGTGCGAACTGGTTGCCCTGGGCACGATCGCCGACATGGTGCCCTTGACCCATTTCAACCGCCTGATGGTCAAGACCGGCCTGGAATCGATCGCCGCCGGAGCGAACCCGGGGATTCGTTCCCTGGCCCTGGCCAGCGGCCTGAAGATGAACGGCTGTATCCGTACGGAAGATATCGCGTTTCGGCTCTCGCCCCGTCTCAATGCCGCAGGCCGCATGCAGCATGCAGAGGATGCCGTAAACCTTCTGCTCTCTCCGGATGAAGCAACTGCCAGCCCCCTGGCAACCCGCCTGAACCGCCTCAACGGCCAACGCCAGGATGTCGAGAGATCGATTCTGGCGGATGTGATCCTGCGCATCGAGGATGGATCGCAGGCGATGGGTGCGGACAGCATCGTTGCCAGCGATACCGAATGGCACCCTGGGGTTTTGGGGATCGTTGCGGCCAAGCTGGTGCAACGCTATCGTCGGCCGACGGTTCTGATCCATGTAGCCGATGGCATCGGCAAAGGCTCGGGCCGAAGCATTCCCGGTGTCGATCTGTATGGCGCGCTGAATTGCTGCAGTGATTTGCTGATGGGATTTGGCGGGCATCCCATGGCTGCGGGCCTGACACTGGCTGAAGAACACATCGAAACGTTTTGCCGGCGTTTCGATACGGTTGTTTCGGCCATGACGGCCCGGAACGAGGCAGTGCCCGTGCAATATATCGATTCGGAGCTCTTCTTCCACGGGATCGAAGATCGGCTGCTCGATGAGCTCGAAGCCCTGGAGCCCTTCGGCATCGGCAATCCGGAGCCGATCTTTCTGGCCCGCAATGTCGAAATCCTGAACCGCAGGACAATGGGCGAATGCCACCTGGGCATGGCACTGCGCCAACAACAGGGAACAGACAATCGCATTTTTCAGGCCGTTGCCTTCAATGTGCCCGATCCGGAAGGAATCCCGAAGGAACTGGACCACATTTTGTTTCGACTTCGGTGGAATTACTGGAACGGCAAGAAATCGCCTCAAATGCTGGTGGAATCTTTCCGCCTGGAGCAACAATCGAAACATCACCGGTGA
- a CDS encoding DUF4911 domain-containing protein — MRGPVFSEATIFFETIAGNPMGDVPNQTIEKRYRVHRKAISLIKFILEGYDGLAVVTTRNAARGEISVFVAPGCEAQWHAIRADLSKQVFIQHVETRFS; from the coding sequence TTGCGCGGGCCGGTTTTCAGCGAAGCGACCATTTTTTTCGAGACCATTGCGGGCAATCCCATGGGTGATGTTCCGAACCAGACCATCGAGAAGCGCTACCGTGTCCATCGCAAAGCCATCAGTCTGATCAAGTTTATTCTGGAAGGCTACGATGGATTGGCTGTCGTAACCACCCGAAACGCCGCAAGAGGTGAAATTTCGGTTTTTGTCGCTCCAGGCTGTGAAGCCCAGTGGCACGCGATTCGTGCCGATCTCAGCAAACAGGTGTTTATTCAACATGTCGAAACGCGTTTTTCTTAA
- the miaB gene encoding tRNA (N6-isopentenyl adenosine(37)-C2)-methylthiotransferase MiaB, translated as MSKRVFLKTIGCQMNVYDSERMLSTLQDLGYESVSSAEAADLIIINTCAIRAKAEQKLYSFIGRLADLKQKKPAIRIGIAGCVAQQEGKALLQKAPCVDFVFGTHAIGRLDEIVRSVETGAERILDTAMNGIPNDDFRYVHRLNADSLVTRFVTIMTGCDNYCAYCVVPYVRGRETSREPGRIIEEIRLLVEHGVREITLLGQNVNSYGNKERYCSFAELLRRIASIEGLSRMRFTTSHPKDLSEELIEAFSELPKLAHHIHLPVQAGSDVVLKRMNRKYSRSAYLDKVGRLRKLCPDIAITTDIIVGFPGETESQFQETLSLMQEVGYDAVFAFQYSDRPDTPSSVFPNKIDGAVKAERLSRVLELQKSMTMKKHQALIGSLQEVLVEGLSRRTVLADPSVTQWTGRSSGNHIVHFSVPNSEAPKDLTGTLRPVRITRSFSHSLWGEPEEGA; from the coding sequence ATGTCGAAACGCGTTTTTCTTAAAACGATTGGCTGCCAGATGAATGTCTATGACTCGGAAAGGATGCTGAGCACGCTTCAGGACCTTGGTTACGAGTCTGTTTCTTCTGCGGAAGCGGCCGATCTCATCATCATCAACACCTGCGCGATCCGGGCCAAAGCCGAGCAAAAACTGTACAGTTTTATCGGCAGGCTGGCAGACCTGAAGCAGAAAAAGCCTGCCATCCGGATCGGCATTGCCGGGTGTGTCGCACAGCAGGAAGGAAAGGCCCTCCTTCAAAAAGCTCCGTGCGTGGATTTTGTGTTTGGAACCCATGCCATCGGCAGGCTGGATGAAATCGTCCGAAGCGTGGAAACAGGAGCGGAACGTATCCTCGATACAGCCATGAACGGGATACCGAACGATGATTTTCGCTATGTGCACCGCTTGAATGCCGATTCCCTCGTCACCCGGTTTGTCACCATCATGACCGGATGTGACAATTACTGCGCCTATTGTGTCGTCCCCTATGTTCGCGGCCGGGAAACGAGCCGCGAGCCGGGGCGCATCATTGAGGAGATCCGGTTGCTCGTCGAGCATGGCGTCCGGGAAATCACCTTGTTGGGGCAAAACGTCAACAGCTATGGCAACAAGGAGCGGTATTGCTCGTTTGCGGAATTGTTGCGACGGATTGCGTCCATCGAGGGCCTGAGCCGGATGCGTTTTACGACGTCCCATCCCAAGGATTTGTCGGAAGAGCTGATCGAAGCCTTTTCGGAGCTGCCGAAACTCGCCCATCACATTCACCTGCCGGTTCAGGCAGGCTCGGATGTTGTGCTCAAACGGATGAACCGGAAGTATTCCCGAAGCGCTTATCTGGACAAGGTGGGAAGGCTCAGGAAGCTGTGTCCGGATATCGCCATTACGACGGATATCATTGTCGGATTTCCCGGAGAAACCGAATCTCAATTTCAGGAAACGCTCAGCCTGATGCAGGAAGTCGGCTACGATGCCGTTTTCGCCTTTCAATATTCGGATCGACCCGACACACCGTCTTCCGTATTCCCGAACAAGATCGATGGAGCGGTCAAGGCCGAAAGACTTTCCCGGGTGCTCGAACTGCAAAAGTCCATGACAATGAAAAAACACCAGGCCCTGATCGGTTCGCTTCAGGAAGTGCTTGTGGAAGGATTGAGCCGGAGAACGGTATTGGCCGATCCTTCGGTGACCCAGTGGACGGGAAGGAGCTCCGGAAATCATATCGTTCATTTTTCCGTACCGAACAGCGAGGCTCCCAAGGACTTGACCGGAACGTTGCGACCAGTCCGGATTACGCGATCATTTTCCCATTCTCTTTGGGGGGAACCCGAAGAGGGTGCTTAA